The genomic segment TTTCTGGTTTCTGCCTTCGTTGTTTGGGGTAATTTTTCTTCTGGATCAAATAAGAAAATTAATCCTGGATTAGATTTGCGCGGGGGTGTAAGCATTATAATGTCTATAAATCGCACCGGGTACATTCAAGAAAAACTGCGCAGACTTGTTTCTGAAATCCTAGAATTTGCAAAAGAGAAAGGTATTAAAATAAAAAAAATTGGGATTGATGAGTCAAACCAAATAATTTCAATCTCACTTGAACAGTCGGAAGAAAACAATATTGCGGTTATAAGGGATTTTTTTAAAACTTCTGACGAAATAGTATTTGATAGCATCGATCAGAAACGTGCATATATGCAACTTTCGTACTCCGAGCGCTACCTTAACGAAATAGATAAGAAATTGCTTGAAGATTCCATAAATAACCTTAGGAGACGAGTAGATGAGTTTGGTGTAAGGGAAACATTGATTTATTCGCTCGGTGGGGACCGTATTGCAATAGAAGTCCCGGGTTTGCATGATCCAGAAGAGTTAGTGACATTGCTTGGTAAAACAGCGAAACTGAGTTTCCATATGGTTGTAAATGATACTGCAACTATCCTGGGCAAATTCTTTTTGAAAGATAAACTTGGCAGGAACCTACCCCTTGAAAGGACTCCCTCTCTTACTGGGGATCTCCTGGACGACGCTAGTGTTGCATTTAGTCAAAGGGGTGTGCCAGTAGTGCGATTTAAATTCAATGCCTATGGCACAAAAAAACTAGAACAACTATCAAAGGCTAATGTAGGGAGAGCTATGGCAATAGTACTGGATGATCTTATTTTGACTGCACCGGTGATTCGTGATCCAATAATTAATGGCCGGGGTGAAATATCCGGCAATTTCGATGTTAAGGAAGCAAAAGAACTTGCACTACTGCTCAAATCTGGTTCTTTACCTGCAGAACTTACGGTAATAGAACAGAGAGCCATTGGACCTTCACTAGGCGCAGAGGCAATACTTTTGGGGAAAAGAGCTAGCCTCCTTGCAATGCTATTGGTAGTAACATTCATGTTATTTGGGTACGGTTGGTATGGCGTAGCTGCAACTATAGCATTAATAGTAAATCTGACACTACTGGTAGCAAGTTTGACATTACTCGAAGCGACACTCACTCTTCCAGGAATCGCTGGGTTGATACTAACAATAGGCATGGCAGTCGATGCAAACGTACTTATTTTTGAGCGTATGCGCGAAGAATTCAAAAGGACAGGTGTCCTGAGAAATTCATTAATGAATGGCTTTGAACATGCAAAGGCAACAATTTTTGACGCGAATATTACCACAATACTTGCTGCGCTTATGATGATTTTCATTGGTTCTGGTCCAATCAGAAGCTTTGCCGTTACACTTTCCCTCGGAATCATCACTTCAGTTTTTTCATCAATTTTTGTGACAAGAGTATTGTTAGAAGTATTTGTGTTACCCAAGAAACCATCTAGGTAGGATCTTGGCTGGCCATGTCATGGCGATTCTCTTGAGGTTATGACCACGGACTTCTTATGAGCTCGTTTGGTTTTCATCGGTAACGGTCCACCTTTCCATAAGCAGTAGCAAAGTCGCGACGGTCTCTCGATCGGATGTGTATACTTTCCCAACAAGGGAATTCTAAGTATCTAACATTGCACTAAAGAGAATCAAATCGTACCCCAACTTTCGTCCACGCAATACACATACAGGAGTTCTAGAAGTTTGAAAATTCCCAATAACCTGAGTGATAGGATCATACTTTATTTTTTGTGCATCGCAAGACCTACATAGTTCATTGAAACATCACTGCCTAATCTCCAAGAGTCGGATAGAATACTATAAGTTAGCCCTTTGATACCTCTTATTTCCAAGCCGGAACATTCAAAAAACTTGTTCAATACAGAAGGACATAAAAACTTTTTCCAGGAATGAGTATGCTTTGGAACAAGTCTGAGGATATATTCCGCTGTAAGAATACCGAGTAAAAAGGATTTCACGGTTTTATTCAGTGTAGAAAAAAAGATTTTTCCTCCTGGGAGCAAAATTTCTGCACAAAGGTGCATAAACTCCTTGAGATTATCAATATGCTCTATTACTTCCATGATACATATAACATCAAATTTATCATTATTATTTTGCTTCACATAATCCTCTAATGACGTAGCAAAATATTTTACTTCACCTCGACCATGATCCTCAGCAACTCTTATGCTCTTGCTACATGGATCTATTGCTGTCACAATTCCTCCAAGGCTTGCTAGATTTTCAGAAAGAATTCCGCCCCCACAGCCTATATCGAGTATCTTTTTCGCTACTATGTCTTCGTGGCCTAGTATATATCGCACTCGCACTTTATTCATTTTGTGAAGCATCTCGAAACTGCCATTCGCGATGTGCCACTCATCAGCAAGAGCGGCAAACTTTTCTATTTCCTTTTTATTTACAGTCGTCATTCGTAGAGTCCCTCTTCCTCCTTAAATTGGCATTTACGCTTAAAAATAAAGATAACCCATGCGTTCCACTCAAAGAAGTCAACAAACACTCTAACTAAATCCGTTATAGAGGAAAAACAATCACTGTAATGCCTCTCTTCTTGGTTTTACAAAACATAAGTTTCCTTTATACTTTAGGCTTGGGTCCCGTAGCTCAGTAGGATAGAGCAACAGATTCCTAATCTGTGTGTCGTGTGTTCGAATCGCACCGGGATCACTAGTTTAGTGTTTTCCGGATAGGGTTCTGCCTTATCCATATGTTAAGGAGCTACCTCTTTGACTTTCCCGAGTGTGTGCTTGCACGCGTACTAACGAAAATGATTCTGTAACCTGCTTGCCTCGATCAATCTTTTTATTTTGCTTAGACTCTCACTACTAATCTTGCTTAATTTTCACTGTAATTACGCGGTTACCCTCTCGATATACAATCCTCTAGTAATAAATAAGAGATCTTACCCATAATACAGTAGTAAGAAAGCCATCCTAACATGAACAGCTATTCTTTTAGTACTCAAAAATTGTTACACCATAGGTAAATCCAGCACCCATAGCTGCGAAAAGTATCTTAGCACCCTTTCTTATCGATCCATGAGAATCCATATAAGCTAGTGTAATTGGTATGGATGCAGCAGAGGTATTTGCATAACGATCCACAGTGACAATGATTTTAGAGCGATCTATCCCTATCTTCTCACCTATCAGTTCTATAATTCTTATATTTGCCTGGTGCATTATAAAATAGTCCAGTTCTTCAACACTAATACCAGTTGTTTTGAGCGCCTCACCTATGGCAAGAGTCAACCTTTTGATAGCTGCCTCAAATACACTTCGACCATCCATTTTAAGCGTTCCACCAACCTCTGCTAAGAGTGCCTCTCCAAGGGAAGAGTCACAAGCCATGTGTTCATATAAGACCCCACCAGAATCACCAGCCGAAACCAATACGGCACCTGCACCATCACCAAAGAGAACACAAGTATTTCGATCATTCCAATCAATAATTGTGGACATCGCTTCTGCTCCAACTAAAAGTACTGTAGAAACTTTACCGGACACGATCATTGCATCAACAATTGAGAGAGCATATAGAAATCCAGTACATGCAGCATTGACATCAAAGGACAGAATGTGTCTCCCTATGCCTAATCTTGCCTGCAACATATTTGCAACTGCAGGTAACCTTTTATTAGCAGTACAGGTCGCAACGATTATCGCATCAACCTCTTTTTGGGAAAAATGCATTGCCCTCTCAAGACAGTTCAAAGACGCTCTAAAAGCAAGCTCACATACGTCCTCTTCCTCGGCTATATACCTGGTTTTAATCCCAGTACGCCTGAGAATCCATTCATCAGATGTATCAACCAACTCCTCAAGGTCAAAATTAGTAAGCACTTTTTTTGGTAGATAGCAACCAAAACTCAAGAAATTAGTTTTCTTCATTATAATCCTGTGTAAAACTCTATGAATACATGTAGAATACTACTTCTCTTCCAGAGGTGGATAAAATTTACAACAAGGTACAAGAAAGTGCACGTCTAACTCAGTAAAAACAACATACCGTAAAGTATAAGAAGAGCGTACAGGTACAGCAAATCCCTTTTTCACAACCCTTGGTCAATAGAATGAGACTCGCATTCTCCCCTACCACCCCTTTCTGGAGAATACAACTACTTACCGTCAGGTCTGACAAATATTGTAGAAACTTTGCTTACATGAATCACCCAATAGCTCATAGAATACACACCACCAACAGAATATCAAATTGAAACACAGACCCCTACCTAACACACATTCCATGCCCTTTTATGACAAGATCCTGATGTAAGCTATTAGAGTAAAACCGACAAAAAATGGTGCTTTTTAATCAATCGTGCAAATACTGTCAATAATCTTGGAATTAAGATTATTTGCTACGAGTTTCACAGCAGCTCCTATTGCGTTTGCGAAGGCAACACTATCAGAACCTCCATGAGCCTTTACCGCAACTCCATTCACTCCTATTAACATCGCCCCATTCCTGAGATCAGGATTAAACCTAGATATTGATTTCTTCAAGCTTTTTGCTAGGACTAACCCAGCTAATCTAGAGAGCAATGAAGTCCTAGTCGCACCAACAATATCATCCCTGAGCAAACGAAAAATACTCTCGGCCGTCTTGAGCATTACATTCCCAGTAAAGCCATCACTGACAACAACATCCACTTCGCCCCCAAGTACATCAGAAGGCTCCGCATAACCTATAAAAGTGAAGTCCTCATCAGTCCTTTCATTAAGTAAATGAAAAGCTTCTTTCACCGCATCAGTACCCTTGTTTTCTTCAACACCAACATTTAAAAGTGCCACTCTGGGATTTTTTACTCCCAACGCTGCCTTTGCGAAAGCAGAACCCATAAAGGCAAATTGATACAAAACATCCGAGCTGCAGTCCAGATTCGCACCAAGATCTAAAACCACCACCTCACCCTTTTTCGTTGGAAGAGTTGTAACAATAGCCGGTCTGTATATGTTCTCCAGCATCCCTAAC from the Neorickettsia sennetsu str. Miyayama genome contains:
- the plsX gene encoding phosphate acyltransferase PlsX; translation: MDQVGRKVVVALDTMGGDRAPDEILLGASVYLRQNPSSVFFRLFGNSSSIERCLSSKANVHLLESCEIIHAGDVVMSDDKLSSAVRKKGSSMYKAVQDVREKASQCVVSAGNTGAFMGISKILLGMLENIYRPAIVTTLPTKKGEVVVLDLGANLDCSSDVLYQFAFMGSAFAKAALGVKNPRVALLNVGVEENKGTDAVKEAFHLLNERTDEDFTFIGYAEPSDVLGGEVDVVVSDGFTGNVMLKTAESIFRLLRDDIVGATRTSLLSRLAGLVLAKSLKKSISRFNPDLRNGAMLIGVNGVAVKAHGGSDSVAFANAIGAAVKLVANNLNSKIIDSICTID
- the ubiG gene encoding bifunctional 2-polyprenyl-6-hydroxyphenol methylase/3-demethylubiquinol 3-O-methyltransferase UbiG produces the protein MTTVNKKEIEKFAALADEWHIANGSFEMLHKMNKVRVRYILGHEDIVAKKILDIGCGGGILSENLASLGGIVTAIDPCSKSIRVAEDHGRGEVKYFATSLEDYVKQNNNDKFDVICIMEVIEHIDNLKEFMHLCAEILLPGGKIFFSTLNKTVKSFLLGILTAEYILRLVPKHTHSWKKFLCPSVLNKFFECSGLEIRGIKGLTYSILSDSWRLGSDVSMNYVGLAMHKK
- a CDS encoding beta-ketoacyl-ACP synthase III, producing the protein MKKTNFLSFGCYLPKKVLTNFDLEELVDTSDEWILRRTGIKTRYIAEEEDVCELAFRASLNCLERAMHFSQKEVDAIIVATCTANKRLPAVANMLQARLGIGRHILSFDVNAACTGFLYALSIVDAMIVSGKVSTVLLVGAEAMSTIIDWNDRNTCVLFGDGAGAVLVSAGDSGGVLYEHMACDSSLGEALLAEVGGTLKMDGRSVFEAAIKRLTLAIGEALKTTGISVEELDYFIMHQANIRIIELIGEKIGIDRSKIIVTVDRYANTSAASIPITLAYMDSHGSIRKGAKILFAAMGAGFTYGVTIFEY
- the secD gene encoding protein translocase subunit SecD encodes the protein MRSLRVKCFFLLFLFLVSAFVVWGNFSSGSNKKINPGLDLRGGVSIIMSINRTGYIQEKLRRLVSEILEFAKEKGIKIKKIGIDESNQIISISLEQSEENNIAVIRDFFKTSDEIVFDSIDQKRAYMQLSYSERYLNEIDKKLLEDSINNLRRRVDEFGVRETLIYSLGGDRIAIEVPGLHDPEELVTLLGKTAKLSFHMVVNDTATILGKFFLKDKLGRNLPLERTPSLTGDLLDDASVAFSQRGVPVVRFKFNAYGTKKLEQLSKANVGRAMAIVLDDLILTAPVIRDPIINGRGEISGNFDVKEAKELALLLKSGSLPAELTVIEQRAIGPSLGAEAILLGKRASLLAMLLVVTFMLFGYGWYGVAATIALIVNLTLLVASLTLLEATLTLPGIAGLILTIGMAVDANVLIFERMREEFKRTGVLRNSLMNGFEHAKATIFDANITTILAALMMIFIGSGPIRSFAVTLSLGIITSVFSSIFVTRVLLEVFVLPKKPSR